The Nematostella vectensis chromosome 11, jaNemVect1.1, whole genome shotgun sequence nucleotide sequence TTTGCCCGGTAAGACGAAGGGTTTGAATATATGCAAATCAGATGTCAATTTCACAAGGTTGAATTTGTCAgtgatttttttcatttttttttttcaacacaGTCAACAGAGTTGGTTCCAGAGCCTTCAAACTTTCGTtaagatttttaaattaaaatgcaTGCAATGTATCTGACATGATATTGTCACTGTCTTGATACTGTCAAAAACaccatattttattcttatgAGTAAATAAAGTTACGGTATTTTCATCAAAAGGGATTGTGAATTTAAATATGAAATCCAATTGGGTTTGTTTAAGTAAACCAAATAGAATAATTATACTCAGAAAAAATGAGAACATTTCTCTCATTTTACATATCTCTGTATTATCCAAAGAAAAATTTCTTCAATTTGAAAAGGTAGTCATTTTACTTCTGCTTTATATAAAAGCTACTAAAACTTAGATCGTAAAGGCAGGATATGTATACGTACATAAGCAATTTTGGTCTACGCTTCAAAATGGAGCAGTAGTCACCAAATAGTATGCGAGAGATAGGAGGAGCACCGTCTATGATAGGCAACAACAGCGACCGCTAAGCAACTCCAGCTGAAGCATGTATTGTGTGCGTCTCTACGAGCACAACAATCTAAAGCAAagtatattgttttgttacaaACATGTTTCATGAACATTATAGAAAATGAGGACAAGGTTGTCCTTTGCGCAACTTGTATGCGCAGATATGAAGTTTAAATTTTCCGAGTACCACGCTTGAAGGTCAAATCGATCGTGAAGAACACGTGATGAAcataagacaaaaaaaataatccatgtgggttttttaAGGCTACCTTTTTCGTCTTTTTTACTATTTGTCGACTCCTGAATAaacaacatttgaaaatcgGCGAATATTCCAGCGAAATCTATGTTTAACTTAGGCTTGCTTAATCTGCTTTTCTTCTTTGAAAAtggaaaaacatattttttcctCAGTCCTATTTTGGGTTACTACATTTCCCATTTAAAGATTCTAAATTGAATATTATACAAAAGAACATTTGTTGGAACCTTAAATGTGGTTAATTCTAggtgtttcttttatttctcaatattaaaaaaatgctcAAATTTGCTAATTAATCGGCTACTAAAATCAAGCACGTATAATGACAATAATCCAAAGTAAAAGTTATCAATATAGGATATTGCGGGTTTACTAGATTTGAGTGAAAAGAAGTTATAGTACTTTGAACGGACATCTAAAATTGCAGAAAATTGAATTGCTTGCGTTTTTTTAAAGCCAGATTTCCATCTGCTATAATGTTTGCTGTCAAAAGCTGCAGCCTAAAAACGATTAGTAGTACTGTCTTCTAGAAGATTCTTTATCTAGAAGAGTTCTTCATGCTGGATCTGTAAACAAATCCTTTGCAAATTGAATAATGTTGACTAACATTTCTCGCCCTCTCTGCTATGGGCGAGAATCCTTGTAAACATTGACAGATGGGAACTTAAATATTCCATAATAACCTGAAGGTATTGACTTAGGAAAGATCTAAAGTTATCCCCTTTTTCAAGAAGAATGTCGCCAGTCTTGTGTTTCACGAGGAGAAAAAGATAATAGAAAAATTACACGGAGGGTTAATCATTTTGCAACCTTTCCTTTTTAGAAATCCTGAGATATGGcaaaagttttctttttttaaactgaactttttttcttgatatttcAGCACTAATAAAATTAGTAAATAACAGGAtaaattatttgtttgtttgaaaaGTATACAGATGCCCATGCCAAATTTTGTTAccgtaaaaaaagaataaagcaaATCATACAAATTAaggtggtttaattaaactggtttaattatcaatctcccaagagtggacagaaccCAGAACAAAACagaatagactgtgctgtactaagtgatcatttagctGGTAAGAATTtaacacaatgagaaacttggtaagttatcaggcaaagaaaaaccttgtttaactaaacatggttttggtgtAAATGCAGCATTAGTACTTTTATGTCCTCTATCTGAGGACGACCAATTGATCACCACAAACCAGTTACATGTGGGTTATTTAGGTTACCAATTTTTCTCTCTTTGATGGGGTGAGGGTGGAGCACGAACTTTTGAAAAACACTggttgagggggagggggcacgtGCCTCCACTCGTCTCACACCTTTCTACGGCCCTGTCGAGGCAAACGTTTAAGGCTACGTCCCTACTTATtaatacaaataataataattcttCAATAATGCGCTTCAGTCGTGTGCTCTGTTATAGATCGCTAAGGTTTATCCGTTGCGACTTGAAGGGATTGCTGAGCAACATTATTCTACCATTATTCTTCGCAGTAACACCTGTTGTCTAAGTATAGAGGCATAGAGACGTAAAGGACCAAACACCGAATCTCACCGAAAGGTTGAAAAATGGCGGCATAATTTGTTTCGATGATTACTGATTACAGACTCATTAGTATTTCATTCGTGAAGGGCCAAACACATAGTTTTTGTTATAGCCTGTATTCATAGCCTATTCTCACCGAAAGGTTGAAAGCTGACATCATAGTTGTTTTGCTGATTACAGTTCTAGGAGTTTAAATAGACACAGCGTGTAGGTGAAAGGTACGTGGGGGACCCAATGATAGATagctaaaaaatattaatacaTTTATAGATTCTACAAAAATGTAGAATCAAAATATAGCTCATTTTGATCTTTGCAGTTAAAGTTTGAAGGTGGGGGAATTGTGCGACCGTCGTAGAACAACTACCccggttccagagcctcgaacgtctctctagtTAGTGGAAAGCGAGCTTGAGGTAAATCTTGTAACTAATTCGGACTGCAAAGTACTATGAAAATTGTgatcaaaataatctattGCTCCTTTACTTCGTTCGTTTAGATGTTTGTTATTGCAAACAACAAGAATTAAAAACCGGTTTTGACCTTTTGAACTTGAAGCGAAATTACTAAAAATACAATAGAAAACTGTCAGAATTTTTGGTTTCCATGACCACGTGTCAATTGGCCAATCAGCGACCAAGTTCAGATTCTGAACCTAGCAGAAGTCGAAATAGCGCTTCGATAGGCCAGAGCCTCgtctcaacctcgctggccactaaatagagagacgtttgaggctctggaaccGGGGTAGTTGTTCTACGACGGTCGCACAATATATAGGGTATAGAAAAGCTCTCCTAATGTAAAACTCTCCTAATGCCCAAACATTCATTCTATTTATGTTGATTGAATCAGGGAAGTTAAGGAGATCGTGCCTAGAGATGTCTGCTTTAGTCGCGATAGACCTCGATGTTGTGATGAATTTCTTTGCTAAAACaggcaaaatgaaattgcatTTCCATGGAAATGgtacaaataataaaaatcttGCCTGTCTTGCAAAGATGAAGTAATAGTAGGTTAGTCTGTGTTAGATGTAGTAGAAGCTTGAGGGGAGAGACGATGCGCGCCTGGGAAATAAAAAAGCGGTCTTCCTCCCCAGGCAAGCGCGGTCTCCCAGGGTTGCGCCCTAGAATGTATAGTACCTTGcacgcagtgcttcatgggtaacaAATATATTCAAATACGCTTAGGTAGAAACGAATATTGGATTGGAATACTGTGGCATCTCTTATTTGTGTGCCCTAAACATCCACATAATTTTAAGAGATGTTTTCTGTTGCCATCAAGTTACCCGTGATGCAACACGGACTACAACACATTGAATTTCATTGTGTAATCTTATTTGGAATTGGTTTATTTACCAGGACATATAAACTGTAAAACTTTGCGCATGCGTGGTAGAAAATGGGCTACGTGGTTGTCCCTCAAATGACATCTTGTCTAACAAGAGGCAAGCAAGTATGTTTCTAGGCAAAGCACTCACTTTAGCTATTTGCATTGTGTATGTGTTTGCCATGATCTGGACTCTCTAAGGAGCCCGTCTCTTGATAATTTATCGCATTAgcaatcgttttttttttttttagtaacaGGCTTCTTGACTCGATCGTTGAGACGCTCGATAATTCAAGTTTTAGCCACTGACACCCttgcaaatgttttttttaatggtctAAGAAGGCGATTCAAAATTTCTCGAAAACTCCACACAGTGCTTACATTTGCCACCCTATCATTTACTGCTCAAAGCCAAAAAAGATGACACTCTCGCTTGATCCAATTTGATTCCTTTAAAAGAGATGCCATTTCCTTTCTCTGGGAGATCCTATTGAAAATTGGAATTGAATTcttttcaatttgttcctaaaGAAGTGTTTTACAGttacaagataaaaaaaggaaaatcatAAATAACAGTGATCCATAACTAATGATGTGTTCAAGTAGTCAAGAGATATTTATTCAATCACTTAGCGGCTCAAGTCTAATAGAATCCTATTCTGCAGCTGTGTTCTGTAGATGTTTTTCACAAGCGCTTATTTGATTGtgtttttgctattttgaacTCTTTCTAACGCAACGCCCTACCTTTACTATTAAGAAGATTTGAACAAAAATCAGGCTGCGAGGATTTCCATTATGAGAAATTAATGATATCTGTTATTTCTTTTAATTCCTTACCCCCCAAAatggtttcattttttttttatttcctcaATGAAATAGGCATGCTACCGTTACAGCTAATTATTTCCTATGTGAGGATACATTTCTTATAATTACCATATCCCCATGATTTCCTccattttctcttctttgaCATTTCTTCGGTTGCAAGTCCGTTTCTTTGTGTATTTAAACCAAATATTTGCAGTTTCGTGTGTTTACCCAGGGTAAAAGGAACTAAAAAAACGTCGTAGTCATCTTTTTAGACTTATACTTTTGATATTTTAGTATGGTTTACTTTAATTGCGTAAAGGTGGCTTGAAATTCCTTAGCCTTTTTATGGTTTGTGTTGGGTTTTAAATACACGATATATTTTGCCCTTAGTATCTGAGTAGTTCCTGAGCAGTAACCAAAAAGTTTTAGTAAGCAGGATCACTGCGGTTGTATTCAAACAAAATCTCTGCTGTTTTCATTCGTTAACCAAGGGTGAAGGAACTAAAAACTTCTGAAATATATGTAATCATCTTTTCAtactttttaccttttttaattccGTTTATTTGCCTGTCATCAAAAACCTCTGCCTGTATTTAGAGTTTGGGTAGTTGATTTATAAATACACGAAGTATATTTTGAGTCGAAATATCGAAGGCTTTAGAAaaatacataataataatttgcTCTATtaatagtattttttttcagaattccCTACATATAAATAGTCGTTTGCTTTAAAGGATTTTTAGATGGGCTTAAAAGCCTATGGCATCCACCTGCGTCTGGTACAGATCTCTCTTGAATCTGTCTGAGTCTCCTAAAGACTTCGTGTGGATATCATTGTTTAGTAATGCTTAAAACATACACTCTCGTGTTAAAATGATTGGTTGCTATGGTGATGTTTTTGCTTCCATCGAGAGCCACTCTCTGGCTGTTCTCTTCTTGAAGCCAATGCGGGGAACTTTTTTAAGATTAAATCCTAAATCCTTGTTATCCTTCCTGCGTAAGCTTCTTGTAACCCATTCGATTCACGAATTCCTAAAAAAGTTCTTTATGAATAGTGTCGAATTCTTTACTTATCTTTTTATGCTCCTTAAAGCTTTCCATTGCAATGATTCTTTTTTGTACGTGCAGAGGGCcactttttctatattttgaagCTATAACAAATTTTGCTAACGTTTTGAGCTTCCCTTTGTTATCGTCATTTAAAGGGATAGTTctttattgtttaaaaaaaaattgctatACTTAATCTTTTAGCCCTAAGCTcatacaatttaaaaaaagggttCATTAATTTTTAAAACGCTAAATTATGTCAGAGGCTAAAGATAATGTAAATCATTGCCCCCTTAAAACAGCCATCTATCTAAGAACCGTTCacatttttctgttttatgATTACAATAAACAGTTTCTTGTTCAAAGAAAGATTTAGGGCGCAAATGATAGGGTTCAGATTCAGCTCCCAACAGTTCTTGTTCCAAAGTCTCACATTTGTCGACAGTGATTATCCAACTACTTATTACCATATAAATTGAAACTTTAATTGACCAAAGAGTTTGCTatcaacaaaaagaaaatgattgTACACACCTTTTTACAAAGGGGATTTTTACAAGGGGATTTATACTAGCCTTCCATTACCCTTAAGTATCACGAAAAAGgtgtaagaaatataataaGTATGTGTTACCAAGTCTTTGTTTTGTTCCCGTTACTAACGGAACTTGGAGTTCAAATGGAGAATTGACATTCTCACGATTCCAGCTGGCTTTCCTGGCCGGAATGTCCCGGATTAGATGAAGCTCTCCCGCAGCTAATTATCATCTTGAACATAGCTTTGTACTCTTGTCTAAACGCCCTGCTAGTCACGCCATAGATGACTGGGTTGATAAGACTGGAAATCATCGCAAGATATGTATACGCCAAATAGACCGGTCTCTCGAACGGAGGTTCCCCGGAGAATGATCCGAGAGTGTCAATAATGCTTGCAGGAACCCAACATAGGCTAAACCCAAGGAAAACAATCGCTAGAGTTTTCGTGATCTTTGTTTCTTGAATGTGCGCGCGAAGTTGATCTGTGCTCTGCGGATTTGGCGCGAAAACTTTATTAGTTCGATAAACTTCTCTGAAGACTGAAGAGTAGCAGTAGCCGATGAGAAGTATTGGACAAGCAATGTACACACATTCAATGAATATAGTAAACGTTAGGTTAGTCTCAAACTTGTAAAGGCACATTGCTTTTCCAGGCTGAAACCCGTAGCCTTCGTCGTCGAGAAAAAAAGGAGGTATCGACCCAATAAACGCGATGGTCCACACACCAAGAATGTACAAAACAGTGCGTCGCTTTTTGAATAGCTCTTGGTATTTGGCGGGCTTTACGATGCAAAAGTAACGATTCACCGAAATTAAACTCATGGTGTATATGGAAGCAAGAGCAAGGGTCATCCCTGTAAAACCGTGCACGTAACAGAACGACTTTCCGAACACCCACCCTCCGCTTACTAGTGTCCCAAACGTGAAGGGCATGCACAAAACGCCCATCGATGTGTCACTCACTGCAAGCGCCACAACGAACATGTTGGATATTGTGCGAAGCCGGGGATTTCTCCAAATCGCGCAGCACACGAACGTATTCCCTGAAACTGTGAAGAATATAATCAGGCCCATGACTGTAGATTCGAAGTACACGCGTCCCGTATCTCGTGTTGCCAAATCGTGGGACAACTTCGTGAAGCCATTCGCGCTAATGTTGTTTTGAACCATTTTTAGGTATAAGTACGTAGGGTAACTGCTTTATCCGTTCGCCGCCTTGACTCTAATGAAAAGACTCCCCGCTTTTGGCATATGAAGTGTTCCCAGCAATGACGTGTGACGAGAGTGACCAATCAAAGACAAGCTTTTAATCCTGACAGTTTGGCTAAATTTATCTGGGACTGTTTCctttaagaaataaaatatttttatagttataatCACAATAGTTGGTATTCTAGATCTTCGAATTGACTAGACAAAAGCTGAGTAACTCTAAATATAATAATTCATAATTCTAATTGAAAGCAAGATCAAAAGTCGAGAATACAATCATTTAGCTATGAATTTAAAATAGTGTAAGCGCGATTTTAAATCGTTTGACAAGCGATTATATCCTAGCAGATGTTTCGAGAAACCAACAATCAAATCCCTTTTCAATTGAGTGTAACAATAGgcgttgatttttttttgtttctaaaATGACCTCTTTTCTATAAGCGAATACTAAAATCAAAATAGCGTATTTTTCTTGAattaaaaatgcaa carries:
- the LOC5517512 gene encoding melatonin-related receptor, whose amino-acid sequence is MVQNNISANGFTKLSHDLATRDTGRVYFESTVMGLIIFFTVSGNTFVCCAIWRNPRLRTISNMFVVALAVSDTSMGVLCMPFTFGTLVSGGWVFGKSFCYVHGFTGMTLALASIYTMSLISVNRYFCIVKPAKYQELFKKRRTVLYILGVWTIAFIGSIPPFFLDDEGYGFQPGKAMCLYKFETNLTFTIFIECVYIACPILLIGYCYSSVFREVYRTNKVFAPNPQSTDQLRAHIQETKITKTLAIVFLGFSLCWVPASIIDTLGSFSGEPPFERPVYLAYTYLAMISSLINPVIYGVTSRAFRQEYKAMFKMIISCGRASSNPGHSGQESQLES